The genomic interval CGGGCATCAGTTTGGCGAGGTGGCGAGCAATGCCGCGATCCGCGCAGTGGCTGGGCATATTTTGAAGAAATTTCATCCATATCTGTTTCAAGTGAAAACCGACACCATGGATGAATCATTCCAGGAGATCATGCTCGAGGCGGTTCGAGACGCGCAACGGATCATCCAACGGGAAGCGCCGGGTAGCGGCACCACCCTCACCGCCGCGTTGGTGATCGGGCAACAGGTCACTGTCGCGCATGTGGGCGATAGCCGGGCATATTTCGTCTTCCCGGATGGGCGTATCGACCCGATTACCCGCGACCATTCGCTGGTCAAGCGGTTGGAGGAGTTGGGACACATCACGCCGGAAGAAGCGGTGAATTATCCGCATCGTAATGTGCTCTATCGCGCCTTGGGGCAGGGTGAGTTGCTCGACCCGGATATCTTCACGATTGCCTTTCCGCAACCCGGTTACTTGATGATCTGCAGTGACGGGCTATGGGGCGTGGTTGCCGAGCAGGATATTGTCCGTTCGGTGGTGGATGCGCCCAGCCTTCAGCGCGCCTGCCAAAATCTCGTTTCTGCCGCCAATGCCGCCGGCGGACCGGACAACATTAGCGTTGTCCTTGCCCAACTCATTGGGTAATTATGTCGGACCATCTACGGGATTATTATGACCTGCTTGGGCTTTCCCGGGATGCCACGCCGGAAGAGATAAAACGCGCATATTTTGAGTCGGCGCAGAAGCTTCACCCGGACAAAAACAAAGTTGCCGGGGAAACAGAAATCTTCCTCAACGTTCAGCAGGCATACGAAACCCTCTCGAACTCCACCCGCCGCGCTCAGTACGATGCCACCCTGCCTCCTGCGCCGCAGACACCGT from Candidatus Defluviilinea gracilis carries:
- a CDS encoding serine/threonine-protein phosphatase; amino-acid sequence: MLKNFFDWLFGRKAPPEKIQDVTQTAPLTEEQIQAIVNNQNPHFDLQQLIASCGQSVGKQRELNEDSLLALTATMAGNSGNLPFGLYIVADGMGGHQFGEVASNAAIRAVAGHILKKFHPYLFQVKTDTMDESFQEIMLEAVRDAQRIIQREAPGSGTTLTAALVIGQQVTVAHVGDSRAYFVFPDGRIDPITRDHSLVKRLEELGHITPEEAVNYPHRNVLYRALGQGELLDPDIFTIAFPQPGYLMICSDGLWGVVAEQDIVRSVVDAPSLQRACQNLVSAANAAGGPDNISVVLAQLIG